One Pseudorasbora parva isolate DD20220531a chromosome 8, ASM2467924v1, whole genome shotgun sequence DNA window includes the following coding sequences:
- the LOC137084065 gene encoding uncharacterized protein isoform X2 translates to MCFQYIPTISTPRSTIRRRRQRNTANLRLIPSSTNIPPSFSLGLWNCQSAVNKADFIPAFATHSNLNILALTETWIRPEDSATPAALSNNFSFSHTPRHTGRGGGTGFLITNNWTYSTHTSLCNNISFEYHAITVTAPAKIHLVVIYRPPGQLGTFVEELDVLLSSFPEDGSPLVILGDFNIHLDKPYATDFHSLLSSFDLKLLTTPHTHKSGNQLDLIYIRNCTTENTLVKPLHFSDHYFITFNIHLTTLMLPPPLPVSFRRNLRSLSPSHLSSVVSSSLPSPTQFSSMDVNTATDTLCSTLTTCLDTICPLSSRPARATPSNPWLSDVLREHRTKLRAAERKWRKSNDSSDLI, encoded by the exons aTGTGCTTTCAATACATACCCACTATTTCTACCCCTCGCTCCACTATCAGACGCAGACGGCAGCGCAACACTGCTAATCTGCGTCTTATTCCTTCCTCTACTAATATCCCTCCCTCCTTTTCTCTGGGTCTATGGAATTGTCAGTCAGCTGTAAACAAAGCTGACTTCATTCCAGCCTTCGCCACTCATTCCAATCTGAATATCTTGGCCttgactgagacctggatccgtCCAGAAGACTCAGCAACTCCTGCTGCTCTCTCTAACAATTTCTCCTTCTCACACACCCCTCGCCACACTGGCAGAGGTGGAGGCACAGGTTTTCTTATCACAAACAATTGGACATACTCAACCCACACCTCTCTCTGTAATAACATCTCATTTGAATACCATGCTATTACAGTTACAGCTCCTGCTAAAATCCATCTAGTAGTCATTTACCGCCCTCCAGGTCAATTGGGCACCTTTGTTGAGGAACTAGATGTGCTGCTGTCCtcattccctgaggatggcagccCACTTGTAATCCTTGGTGATTTCAACATCCACCTGGACAAACCGTATGCTACAGATTTTCACTCCCTTCTATCCTCATTCGATCTCAAACTTCTTActaccccacacacacacaaatctggcaaccaactTGACCTCATCTACATACGCAACTGCACTACAGAAAACACTTTGGTCAAACCCTTACACTTCTCGGATCACTACTtcatcacatttaatatacatctCACTACTCTTATGCTTCCACCTCCTCTACCAGTTAGTTTCAGACGAAACCTgcgttctctttctccctctcaccTCTCCTCCGTTGTATCATCCTCTCTTCCCTCACCCACACAATTCTCCTCTATGGATGTCAACACTGCAACAGACACTTTATGTTCCACTTTAACCACTTGTCTAGATACTATCTGCCCTCTGTCTTCTAGGCCAGCTCGCGCTACTCCCTCTAACCCTTGGTTATCTGATGTTCTTCGTGAACACCGGACCAAACTTAGggcagcagagagaaaatggcgcaaatcaaacgactcatctgacctga tctaa
- the LOC137084066 gene encoding uncharacterized protein, whose product MDAALAPLRLKGMRVLNYLDDWLVIARLTRAQLLTHKSWLLNHLDCLGLRINIAKSSLSPTQKISFLGIILDSRLMNARLTTQRALSIQNMAASFNSCSPETFSEDARPYGLGIVSAQTGTVTHVSPPALATRPCPSLRVEMGPSSRQSEPQRCQSFGSLDGDRVVSEGVLMGTVTKLKVVSTDASTQGWGALHEGKPISGLWTETEKRLHINCLEMKAVALSLRAFLPHIKNHHVLVRTDNMSVVAYINRQGGLRSHSLHRMAKHLLLWAELPEGGSRARYSESGSGYVIQGTHCPRGMVSSPANGSLNLEHLRQKVDLFASEDNTHCPIFFSKRRDAVAHVWPSLPLYAFPPIAMLPQTIKKIRETASTVLLIAPLWRNRTWFSDLIQLSDTAPWPIPLRKDLLTQAKGEDLASQSRTMGPPHMAHQLVSGNLSDRVMNTIAEARAPATRRLYTLKWSVYSN is encoded by the coding sequence atggacgcggcattagccccgctcaggctgaaagggatgcgggtgctcaactacctcgacgactggctagtgATAGCCCGACTCACTCGAGCACAACTACTAACACACAAGTCCTGGCTCCTCAACCATTTAGACTgtttgggtctcaggatcaatatCGCCAAGAGCTCACTGTCCCCCactcaaaagatatcttttctggGCATAATTTTAGACTCGAGACTCATGAACGCGCGGCTAACGACACAGCGCGCGCTATCCATCCAGAACATGGCAGCTTCATTCAACTCGTGTTCccctgaaacattttcagaggaTGCTCGGCCTTATGGCCTCGGCATCGTCAGTGCTCAGACTGGGACTGTTACACATGTGTCCCCTCCAGCGTTGGCTACACGCCCGTGCCCCTCCTTACGCGTGGAAATGGGGCCGTCTTCCCGTCAAAGTGAACCACAGCGTTGTCAAAGCTTTGGCTCCTTGGACGGGGACAGAGTGGTATCGGAGGGTGTGCTTATGGGCACAGTTACGAAGTTGAAAGTGGTCTCGACAGATGCCTCCACTCAAGGGTGGGGAGCCCTACACGAGGGCAAGCCGATCTCTGGcctgtggacagaaacagagaaacggctgcacataaactgtctagagatgaaagcggtcgccttatcgctaagagctttccttccacatataaagaaccaccacgtcttggttcGTACAGACAACATGTCGGTGGTAGCGTATATAAATCGCCAGGGCGGCCTGAGATCACATTCTCTTCACCGCATggcgaagcatctccttttatgggcagagctccctgagggcggctcacgtgccaggtattctgaatctggGTCCGGATATGTTATCCAGGGGACCCATTGCCCCAGGGGAATGGTCTCTtcacccgcaaacggttctcttaatttggaacaccttcggcagaaggtggatctcttcgcctcagaagacaacactcactgcccaatatttttctccaaacgcaGGGACGCCGTGGCCCATGTCTGGCCCAGTCTCCCGCTATATGCTTTCCCCCCGATTGCGATGCTGCCGCAAACCAtcaagaaaatcagggagacagcatccacggtgcttttaatagccccgctctggaggaaccgaacatggttctccgatctgatccagctgtcagacacagccccatggcccattccgctgaggaaagACCTCCTCACACAGGCGAAGGGggaagatctggcatcccagtcccgaactatgggccctccacatatggcccatcaactggtatcgggaaacctctctgacagagttatgaacactattgcggaagctagagcccccgcGACTAGGCGGCTTTATACTCTGAAGTGGTCGGTGTATTCTAACTAG